One window of Bacteroides sp. AN502(2024) genomic DNA carries:
- a CDS encoding 7-carboxy-7-deazaguanine synthase QueE, translating to MRKINEIFYSLQGEGYHTGTPAIFVRFSGCNLKCDFCDTQHEEGTMMTDEEIITEVKKYPAVTVVLTGGEPSLWIDEPLIDLLHQAGKYVTIETNGTHPLPAAIDWVTCSPKRGTKLAINRMDEVKVVYEGQDISIYELLPAEHFFLQPCSCNNIASTVDCVMRHPKWRLSLQTHKLIDIR from the coding sequence ATGAGAAAGATTAATGAAATCTTTTACAGTTTGCAGGGCGAAGGCTATCACACCGGAACTCCGGCTATCTTTGTCCGCTTTTCCGGCTGTAACCTGAAATGTGACTTTTGCGATACACAACACGAAGAAGGAACGATGATGACCGATGAGGAAATTATCACCGAAGTGAAAAAATATCCAGCCGTTACCGTTGTCCTTACGGGTGGCGAACCTTCCTTATGGATAGACGAACCATTGATCGACCTGTTGCACCAGGCGGGTAAATATGTGACCATCGAAACCAACGGCACACACCCCTTACCGGCAGCTATCGATTGGGTGACTTGCTCACCCAAACGAGGAACGAAACTGGCAATCAACCGGATGGATGAAGTAAAAGTTGTCTATGAAGGGCAAGATATAAGTATTTACGAACTACTTCCTGCTGAGCATTTTTTTCTCCAGCCTTGTTCTTGTAATAACATTGCTTCAACAGTGGATTGTGTAATGCGACATCCCAAATGGAGGCTCAGTCTGCAAACACACAAGTTAATCGATATCCGTTGA
- a CDS encoding DUF4627 domain-containing protein produces the protein MKKVLFAGLLLIAGVSVSAQNLIKNEKFATEVKAKVTNANKATAGEWFVLNNEADGVTTIAWEQTGDAKYPNAVKFDNSGADKNISWYKAFLGQRMTDGLEKGIYVLTFYAKAKEAGTPIGVYIKQTQEEKGDNGKYNTTFFMRRDYDADAQPKASGAQYNFKIKDADKWTKVVVYYDMGQVVNTISSKQANADLEVSDTDDDAAILKDCYLAILSQNKGGVIEISDVTLRKK, from the coding sequence ATGAAAAAAGTATTATTTGCCGGCCTTTTGCTCATTGCAGGGGTCAGCGTGAGTGCACAGAACTTGATAAAGAATGAAAAATTTGCTACTGAAGTAAAGGCTAAAGTGACGAATGCCAATAAAGCTACTGCAGGAGAGTGGTTTGTCCTGAATAACGAAGCTGATGGTGTGACCACTATTGCTTGGGAACAAACGGGAGATGCTAAATATCCCAATGCGGTGAAATTCGACAACTCCGGTGCCGATAAGAATATCTCTTGGTATAAGGCTTTCCTGGGACAACGCATGACCGATGGGTTGGAAAAAGGAATCTATGTGCTTACTTTCTATGCTAAAGCGAAAGAAGCCGGTACTCCGATAGGGGTATACATCAAACAGACTCAGGAAGAAAAGGGAGATAATGGTAAGTACAATACTACTTTTTTCATGCGTAGAGACTACGATGCAGATGCTCAACCGAAGGCTTCCGGCGCACAGTACAACTTTAAAATCAAAGATGCCGATAAATGGACTAAAGTAGTGGTTTACTACGATATGGGACAGGTGGTTAATACAATTAGCAGTAAGCAGGCAAATGCTGACTTGGAGGTCTCTGATACTGACGATGATGCCGCTATTCTGAAAGATTGTTATCTGGCTATTCTTTCACAAAACAAAGGGGGCGTGATCGAGATCAGCGACGTGACATTGAGAAAGAAATAA
- a CDS encoding 6-pyruvoyl tetrahydropterin synthase family protein, translating into MFTVIKRMEISASHKLVLPYRSKCTSLHGHNWIITVYCRSVQLNAEGMVVDFTRIKEVVMEKLDHQNLNEVLPFNPTAENIARWVCNQIPQCYKVEVQESEGNMAIYEKD; encoded by the coding sequence ATGTTTACAGTAATCAAACGCATGGAGATTTCGGCTTCCCATAAGCTGGTACTCCCGTATCGCAGTAAATGCACCAGTTTACACGGTCACAACTGGATCATCACCGTCTATTGTCGTTCCGTACAGCTCAACGCCGAAGGAATGGTGGTGGATTTTACCCGCATCAAAGAAGTGGTCATGGAGAAACTCGACCATCAAAATCTGAATGAAGTACTCCCCTTTAATCCCACAGCGGAGAATATCGCCCGGTGGGTATGCAATCAGATTCCTCAATGCTATAAAGTGGAAGTGCAGGAATCGGAAGGAAATATGGCTATCTATGAGAAAGATTAA
- a CDS encoding C1 family peptidase — protein sequence MKKLCMSVALFLLAATSFAQTPGYEFTNVVSHQATPVKDQSSTGTCWCFATASFMESELLRMGKGEYDLSEMFIVRQKYMNQIEDNYLRRGKGSIGEGSLAHTFKNAYKQTGIVPEEAYTGLPNGSKAHNHGALSRYLKALVDANIASKKRTPEFDALINHLFDIYLGKLPEKFTYKGKEYTPQSFTESLGLNMEDYIELTSFTHKPYYETFSPEVPDNWENQPMYNLPLDELIEAIDHALNKGYTVCWDGDVSEQGFSFKNGIAINPQVEDMKDYSTTDRARFEPLPKHQRMDEVFKFEHPYPEIDVTPEIRQKGYEQFVTTDDHLMHITGIAKDRNGTKYYITKNSWGADSNPSGGYLNMSESYVRAKTICVMVHKDSLPKDLRKRLGIR from the coding sequence ATGAAAAAGCTATGTATGTCGGTTGCGCTGTTTCTACTAGCCGCAACCTCTTTTGCACAAACACCCGGTTATGAATTCACAAACGTTGTCTCTCACCAAGCAACACCCGTCAAAGATCAGAGCTCCACAGGAACCTGCTGGTGCTTTGCCACCGCTTCTTTTATGGAATCGGAACTGCTCCGTATGGGAAAAGGAGAATATGATCTCTCGGAGATGTTTATCGTCCGCCAGAAGTACATGAATCAGATCGAAGACAATTATCTGCGCCGTGGCAAAGGAAGCATTGGGGAAGGAAGTCTGGCACACACCTTCAAGAATGCTTATAAGCAAACGGGAATCGTTCCGGAAGAAGCATACACCGGACTGCCAAACGGCAGCAAAGCTCATAACCACGGAGCCTTGTCACGTTACCTCAAAGCATTGGTCGACGCCAATATAGCTTCCAAGAAGCGTACTCCGGAGTTTGATGCCCTCATCAACCATCTGTTCGATATCTATCTGGGCAAGCTTCCTGAAAAGTTTACCTACAAAGGAAAGGAATATACCCCTCAGTCTTTCACAGAAAGTTTGGGATTGAACATGGAGGATTATATCGAGCTGACCAGTTTCACCCATAAGCCCTATTATGAGACCTTCTCACCGGAAGTGCCCGACAACTGGGAGAATCAGCCGATGTACAATCTTCCGCTGGACGAACTGATCGAAGCCATCGACCATGCATTGAACAAGGGATACACCGTATGTTGGGATGGTGACGTCAGCGAACAAGGTTTCTCTTTCAAGAACGGAATCGCCATCAACCCGCAAGTAGAGGATATGAAAGATTACTCAACGACCGATCGTGCCCGCTTTGAGCCCCTGCCTAAGCATCAGCGTATGGATGAAGTGTTCAAGTTCGAGCATCCTTATCCGGAAATCGATGTTACACCGGAAATCCGCCAGAAGGGTTACGAGCAGTTTGTAACGACCGATGACCACCTGATGCACATCACAGGCATTGCAAAAGACCGGAACGGTACTAAATATTATATCACCAAGAATTCCTGGGGAGCCGACAGCAATCCCTCCGGAGGTTATCTGAACATGTCTGAAAGTTATGTACGTGCCAAAACAATTTGTGTCATGGTACATAAAGATTCTCTGCCAAAGGATTTGAGAAAGAGACTCGGCATTCGATAA
- a CDS encoding cell division protein ZapA produces the protein MNDKIKINLQIADSNYPLTINREEEQMVREAAKQVNIRLNKYREAYKNLEPEKVIAMVAYQFSLEKLQLMQRNDTSPYVEKVKELTELLEDYFNEK, from the coding sequence ATGAACGATAAAATAAAGATAAACCTGCAGATAGCAGATTCAAACTATCCGTTAACCATCAACCGTGAGGAAGAACAAATGGTACGGGAAGCCGCCAAGCAGGTAAATATCAGGCTTAATAAGTATCGGGAAGCTTATAAGAATCTGGAACCTGAGAAAGTTATTGCCATGGTAGCCTATCAGTTCTCGTTAGAGAAACTGCAATTGATGCAACGTAATGATACTAGCCCCTATGTGGAGAAGGTAAAAGAACTGACAGAATTGCTGGAAGATTATTTTAATGAGAAATAA
- the rny gene encoding ribonuclease Y encodes MIAIIVTAIACFIVGGILSYILFRYVLKSKYDNVLKEAETEAEVIKKNKLLEVKEKFLNKKADLEKEVALRNQKIQQAENKLKQREMVLNQRQEEIQRKKMEAEAVKENLEAQLVIVDKKKDELDRLQQQEIEKLEAISGLSAEEAKERLVESLKEEAKTQAQSFINDIMDDAKLTASKEAKRIVIQSIQRVATETAIENSVTVFHIESDEIKGRIIGREGRNIRALEAATGVEIVVDDTPEAIVLSAFDPVRREIARLALHQLVTDGRIHPARIEEVVAKVRKQVEEEIIETGKRTTIDLGIHGLHPELIRIIGKMKYRSSYGQNLLQHARETANLCAVMASELGLNPKKAKRAGLLHDIGKVPDEEPELPHALLGMKLAEKYKEKPDICNAIGAHHDETEMTSLLAPIVQVCDAISGARPGARREIVEAYIKRLNDLEQLAMSYPGVTKTYAIQAGRELRVIVGADKIDDKQTESLSGEIAKKIQDEMTYPGQVKITVIRETRAVSFAK; translated from the coding sequence ATGATAGCAATAATAGTAACGGCAATTGCCTGCTTCATCGTAGGAGGAATCCTTTCATATATACTATTCCGGTATGTACTGAAATCCAAATACGACAATGTCCTGAAAGAAGCGGAAACGGAAGCGGAAGTCATTAAGAAAAACAAACTGCTGGAAGTAAAGGAGAAATTCCTGAATAAAAAAGCAGACCTTGAGAAAGAAGTAGCATTGCGGAATCAGAAGATTCAGCAGGCGGAAAACAAACTGAAACAACGTGAAATGGTTCTGAACCAGCGGCAGGAGGAAATCCAACGTAAAAAGATGGAAGCCGAAGCTGTTAAAGAAAACCTGGAAGCCCAACTTGTCATTGTTGATAAGAAAAAAGACGAACTTGATAGACTGCAACAACAGGAAATCGAGAAACTGGAAGCAATCTCCGGATTGTCTGCCGAGGAGGCTAAAGAGCGATTGGTAGAATCACTGAAAGAAGAAGCCAAAACGCAGGCACAATCATTCATCAACGACATTATGGACGATGCCAAGTTAACCGCCAGCAAAGAAGCGAAACGGATCGTCATCCAGTCTATCCAACGGGTAGCTACGGAGACTGCCATTGAAAACTCCGTTACGGTATTCCATATTGAATCGGATGAAATCAAAGGACGTATTATCGGACGTGAAGGACGTAATATCCGTGCCTTGGAAGCCGCTACCGGTGTTGAAATCGTGGTTGACGACACTCCGGAAGCAATCGTTCTTTCTGCCTTCGATCCGGTTCGCCGTGAAATTGCCCGCTTGGCATTGCACCAGCTCGTGACCGACGGACGTATCCACCCGGCCCGTATCGAGGAAGTGGTGGCTAAAGTGCGCAAACAGGTGGAGGAAGAGATTATCGAAACCGGTAAACGTACAACCATCGACCTGGGTATCCACGGTCTGCACCCTGAATTGATCCGCATCATCGGTAAGATGAAATATCGTTCTTCTTACGGCCAGAACTTATTGCAGCATGCACGTGAGACAGCCAATCTTTGTGCTGTGATGGCATCTGAACTGGGACTGAACCCGAAGAAAGCAAAACGTGCAGGTTTGCTGCATGATATCGGTAAAGTACCCGATGAAGAGCCGGAATTGCCACACGCATTACTGGGTATGAAACTTGCCGAGAAATACAAAGAGAAACCGGATATCTGCAACGCTATCGGTGCTCACCACGACGAAACGGAAATGACCAGTCTGCTGGCTCCTATCGTACAGGTATGTGACGCCATCTCCGGTGCACGTCCGGGTGCACGCCGCGAAATCGTAGAGGCTTATATCAAACGGTTGAACGATCTCGAACAACTGGCCATGTCTTATCCGGGTGTAACAAAGACTTATGCCATCCAGGCAGGACGCGAGCTCCGCGTTATTGTCGGTGCAGATAAGATCGACGACAAGCAGACAGAGAGCCTGTCAGGTGAAATTGCCAAAAAGATTCAGGATGAAATGACTTACCCGGGACAGGTGAAGATTACCGTCATCCGTGAAACACGTGCGGTAAGTTTCGCCAAATAA
- a CDS encoding transglutaminase domain-containing protein, giving the protein MKTFTHLLCVLILSVVLFACNNTHFLKEEAYRNQVAQDFELKKQALPHGDLFAIFTDSVLSPYEREALMFLYAYMPIGDVTDYSGDYYLENVRLSKQTRSEMPWGKEIPDEVFRHFVLPIRVNNENLDDSRRVFYGELKERVKGLSMKEAILEVNHWCHEKVIYRPSDARTSSPLASVKTAYGRCGEESTFTVAALRAVGIPARQVYTPRWAHTDDNHAWVEAWADGHWYFFGACEPEPVLNLGWFNAPASRGMLMHTKVFGRYNGPEEIMLETPNYTEINVIDNYAPIAKAVVTVTDAGGQPVEGAKVEFKIYNYAEFYTVATKYTDAEGKASLTAGKGDMLVWASRDGRFGYAKLSFGKDHALQLSLDKKEGEAYSLPMDLIPPVEGVNIPEVTPEQRAENDRRMAQEDSIRNAYVATMMTEKQAEEWVDKLYGNALTSEKKEKLAGFMVASRGNHQTLKDFLLLVRKEKEAVSWEEMRAMWILESLSAKDLLDVTLEVLEDHWQTNLADWEKIDLERLKRLYLNPPRIANEMLTPYKKALREAIEKTVYQSVPDSMKRDPKVLIEWCRKEIKINNELNSQQIPISPMGVWKARVADEKSRDIFFVAACRSMGWMPAWIDEVTGKVQILNKELALEDVDFETAASVLSQKGVLKANYTPIRSLDNPKYYSHFTLSKFKNGTFQLLNYDEGGADMGEGTTWRNLLECGKELDEGYYMMVTGTRLASGAVLSNITFFTIEPGRTTTIDLVMRESRDQVQVIGNFNSEATYRPVGNSGLQSMLQTCGRGYFVVAVLGVGQEPTNHALRDIAALGNDFEQWGRKMVFLFPSEEQYKKFNADEFKGLPSTITYGIDTDDSIRKEIVQAMNLNNSILPVFIIADTFNRVVFVSQGYTIGLGEQLMKVVHGL; this is encoded by the coding sequence ATGAAAACATTTACCCATCTTTTGTGTGTCCTGATTTTGTCAGTTGTGCTGTTTGCATGTAACAATACTCATTTTCTCAAAGAAGAAGCCTACCGGAATCAGGTGGCTCAAGACTTTGAACTGAAGAAACAGGCACTTCCTCATGGAGATTTATTTGCGATTTTTACCGATTCGGTTTTGTCACCCTACGAGCGCGAAGCATTGATGTTTCTCTATGCTTATATGCCTATCGGTGATGTGACGGACTATTCGGGCGATTATTACCTGGAGAATGTCCGGCTGTCAAAGCAGACGCGCAGCGAAATGCCTTGGGGGAAAGAGATTCCCGATGAAGTGTTTCGGCATTTTGTTTTGCCGATCCGGGTGAATAATGAGAACCTGGATGATTCCCGTCGTGTGTTTTATGGCGAACTGAAAGAGAGGGTGAAGGGACTGTCGATGAAAGAGGCTATATTAGAGGTGAATCACTGGTGTCATGAGAAAGTGATCTATCGTCCGAGTGATGCGCGTACCAGTTCGCCATTGGCTTCGGTCAAGACAGCGTATGGACGTTGTGGTGAAGAGTCTACATTTACCGTGGCTGCCCTCCGGGCGGTTGGTATTCCGGCGCGTCAGGTGTATACGCCTCGCTGGGCGCATACGGATGATAATCATGCCTGGGTGGAGGCATGGGCAGACGGACATTGGTATTTCTTCGGAGCCTGTGAGCCGGAGCCGGTTTTGAATCTGGGATGGTTCAATGCTCCTGCCAGTCGGGGAATGTTGATGCATACGAAGGTCTTCGGGCGGTATAACGGTCCGGAGGAGATTATGCTGGAAACGCCGAATTATACGGAAATCAATGTGATTGATAATTATGCGCCTATCGCTAAGGCCGTCGTGACGGTGACGGATGCCGGAGGGCAACCGGTAGAGGGCGCTAAAGTTGAATTTAAGATATACAATTATGCGGAGTTCTATACGGTAGCCACGAAGTATACGGATGCGGAGGGGAAAGCCAGCCTGACTGCCGGTAAAGGAGATATGCTGGTTTGGGCATCCCGTGACGGACGATTTGGTTATGCTAAATTATCTTTTGGAAAAGACCATGCACTGCAGCTCTCTTTAGATAAGAAAGAAGGGGAGGCTTATTCCTTGCCCATGGATCTTATTCCTCCGGTAGAAGGGGTGAATATCCCCGAAGTCACTCCCGAACAGCGGGCGGAGAACGACCGGCGAATGGCGCAAGAGGACTCGATCCGTAATGCGTATGTGGCAACAATGATGACGGAAAAACAAGCCGAAGAGTGGGTCGACAAACTATATGGGAATGCTTTGACATCGGAGAAGAAAGAAAAACTGGCAGGCTTTATGGTTGCTTCCCGAGGGAATCACCAAACATTGAAAGACTTTCTTTTGCTTGTCAGAAAAGAGAAAGAGGCTGTCTCATGGGAAGAAATGCGTGCCATGTGGATATTGGAGAGTCTCTCGGCAAAAGATCTCCTTGATGTAACGCTGGAGGTGCTGGAAGATCATTGGCAAACGAACCTTGCGGATTGGGAAAAGATAGATCTTGAACGTTTGAAAAGATTATATCTCAATCCTCCCCGCATAGCCAACGAAATGCTGACTCCTTATAAAAAGGCACTTCGCGAAGCGATTGAAAAGACGGTGTACCAGTCGGTTCCCGATAGCATGAAACGCGATCCTAAGGTATTGATAGAGTGGTGTAGAAAAGAAATTAAAATCAATAATGAATTGAATTCCCAACAGATTCCCATCTCTCCGATGGGGGTATGGAAAGCGCGGGTGGCTGATGAGAAGTCACGTGACATATTCTTTGTAGCGGCTTGCCGGAGCATGGGATGGATGCCTGCCTGGATTGATGAGGTGACCGGAAAGGTACAGATTCTAAATAAGGAGTTGGCTTTGGAAGATGTTGATTTCGAGACGGCTGCATCTGTATTGTCGCAAAAAGGTGTGTTGAAGGCTAACTACACGCCTATCCGTTCGTTGGATAACCCTAAATATTATTCGCATTTCACGCTTTCCAAGTTTAAAAACGGCACTTTCCAGTTGCTTAACTATGATGAAGGGGGAGCAGATATGGGCGAGGGGACTACCTGGCGGAATCTATTAGAATGCGGGAAAGAGCTCGATGAAGGGTATTATATGATGGTGACCGGAACCCGTCTGGCAAGCGGTGCGGTGCTTTCCAACATTACATTCTTTACGATAGAACCGGGCCGGACAACAACCATTGATCTGGTGATGCGTGAAAGCCGGGATCAGGTGCAGGTGATCGGTAATTTCAATTCGGAAGCTACTTATCGTCCGGTGGGTAACAGTGGGCTGCAAAGTATGCTGCAAACTTGCGGACGTGGTTATTTTGTAGTAGCTGTTCTTGGAGTGGGGCAGGAGCCTACCAATCATGCACTAAGAGACATCGCTGCTTTGGGCAATGACTTCGAACAGTGGGGACGCAAAATGGTCTTTCTTTTTCCTTCGGAAGAACAATATAAGAAATTTAATGCCGATGAATTCAAGGGGCTTCCGTCTACCATCACTTACGGTATCGATACTGATGATAGCATTCGGAAAGAAATTGTGCAAGCGATGAACTTGAATAACTCCATTCTGCCTGTCTTTATCATTGCCGACACATTCAATAGGGTAGTCTTTGTGTCTCAAGGATATACGATTGGTTTAGGTGAGCAATTGATGAAGGTTGTACATGGATTATAA
- a CDS encoding copper homeostasis protein CutC — protein sequence MGKYQFEICTNSVESCLAAQEGGADRVELCAGIPEGGTTPSYGEIAIAREVLTHTRLHVIIRPRGGDFLYSDIEISTMLKDIEIARRLGADGVVFGCLSADGEVDITSMQTLMEASKGLSVTFHRAFDVCRNPQKALEEIIKLGCNRILTSGQQPTAEQGIRLLKELQGLAAGRITLLAGCGVNENNIARIAAGTGINEFHFSARESIESGMKFRNEVVSMGGTVHINEYERNVTSVRRVKETMEALHKKR from the coding sequence ATGGGAAAGTATCAATTTGAGATTTGTACCAATTCAGTAGAGAGCTGTCTGGCTGCACAGGAAGGTGGCGCAGACCGCGTAGAGCTGTGTGCCGGAATTCCGGAAGGTGGGACAACCCCTTCCTACGGTGAAATAGCCATTGCAAGGGAAGTGCTGACTCATACCCGCCTGCACGTTATCATCCGACCACGTGGAGGAGATTTTCTTTATTCGGATATAGAAATCAGTACCATGCTGAAAGACATCGAAATTGCACGGAGATTGGGGGCAGACGGAGTTGTATTCGGTTGTCTGTCAGCAGACGGCGAGGTAGACATCACCTCCATGCAGACTTTGATGGAAGCCTCTAAAGGGTTGTCAGTCACCTTCCACCGGGCATTCGACGTATGTCGTAATCCGCAAAAGGCACTGGAGGAGATCATCAAGCTGGGATGCAATCGTATTCTGACTTCCGGTCAGCAACCTACGGCAGAACAAGGCATCCGCCTTTTAAAAGAGTTGCAAGGATTGGCTGCGGGCAGAATTACGTTACTCGCCGGCTGTGGAGTCAATGAAAATAACATTGCACGGATTGCAGCAGGAACCGGTATCAACGAGTTTCATTTCTCGGCACGCGAAAGCATTGAAAGTGGAATGAAATTCAGAAATGAAGTAGTCTCAATGGGCGGAACAGTACATATCAACGAGTACGAACGGAACGTGACTTCCGTCCGAAGAGTCAAAGAGACAATGGAAGCTCTACATAAAAAGAGGTAA
- a CDS encoding YbaN family protein, translated as MKTLYIVLGSISLALGILGIFLPLLPTTPFLLLTAALYFKGSPRLYNWLLNHRHFGPYIRNFRENKAIPLRAKIISLVLMWGTMLYCIFFLIPLIWVKILLGLIAAGVTYHILSFKTLK; from the coding sequence ATGAAAACTCTGTATATTGTTTTAGGTAGCATTTCCCTTGCACTCGGTATTCTCGGCATCTTTCTGCCGCTACTACCTACTACCCCTTTTCTATTACTCACCGCTGCCCTTTATTTCAAGGGTTCGCCCCGATTATATAACTGGTTGCTCAATCATCGGCACTTCGGCCCTTATATCCGCAATTTCCGCGAAAACAAGGCGATTCCTCTCCGTGCCAAAATAATTTCTCTCGTATTAATGTGGGGAACGATGCTTTACTGCATTTTCTTCCTGATTCCCTTGATATGGGTAAAGATTCTCCTGGGACTGATTGCCGCAGGAGTCACTTACCATATTCTTTCTTTCAAGACGTTAAAGTAA
- a CDS encoding heparinase II/III family protein has product MNRMKHLLCVLGVAALGTLSLKANASIERNMLQKAADETTLKNVLVMKQAWVPYPAYTDRAAWDSLMGPNKQRLIEAGEKLLDYQWQLIPATAYLEYERSGNRKVMEVPYDANRRALNTLMLAELVEGKGRFIDQLLNGAYMSCEMNSWVLSAHLPRQSSKRSLPDFREQIIDLGSGGYGALMAWVHYFFRKPFDKINPVVSLQMRRAIKERILDPYMNDDEMWWMAFNWKPGEIINNWNPWCNSNVLQCFLLMENNKDKLAKAVYRSMQSVDKFINFVKSDGACEEGTSYWGHAAGKLYDYLQILSDGTGGKLSLFDEPMIRRMGEYMSRSYVGNGWVVNFADASAQGGGDPLLIYRFGKAVNSDEMMHFAAYLLNGREPYATLGNDAFRSLQSLLCCSELAKVAPKHEMSDVTWYPETEFCYMKNKNGMFVAAKGGFNNESHNHNDVGTFSLYVNTIPVMIDAGVGTYTKQTFGKDRYTIWTMQSNYHNLPMINGVPQKFGQEYQATNTVCNEKKRTFSTDIATAYPAEAKVRSWIRSYALDNHKLTVSDRYTLDEVIAPNQLNFLTWGNVTFPAEGRIRIEVKGQKVEMHYPSSFKAGLETIELDDPRLSNVWGKEIYRITLKTEERKATGKYEFVFQQVK; this is encoded by the coding sequence ATGAATCGAATGAAACATTTGCTTTGTGTTTTGGGGGTAGCGGCTTTGGGAACTCTTTCTCTCAAGGCAAACGCATCTATCGAACGCAATATGCTGCAGAAAGCGGCAGACGAAACTACGTTGAAAAACGTGTTGGTAATGAAACAGGCTTGGGTGCCTTACCCCGCTTATACAGATCGCGCTGCCTGGGATTCGTTGATGGGACCTAACAAACAGCGTCTCATCGAAGCGGGTGAAAAACTGCTCGACTATCAATGGCAACTGATACCTGCCACTGCTTATCTGGAGTACGAACGTAGCGGTAACCGGAAGGTGATGGAAGTGCCTTATGACGCCAATCGCCGGGCACTGAACACCTTGATGCTCGCCGAACTGGTCGAAGGGAAAGGACGATTCATCGACCAACTGCTGAACGGAGCATATATGAGCTGTGAAATGAATTCATGGGTCTTATCCGCACACTTGCCTCGCCAGAGCAGTAAACGTTCACTGCCCGATTTTCGCGAACAGATTATCGACCTCGGTTCAGGCGGATATGGAGCTTTAATGGCATGGGTACACTATTTCTTCCGTAAACCGTTCGACAAAATCAATCCCGTGGTATCCTTACAAATGCGTAGGGCAATCAAAGAACGTATCCTCGATCCGTATATGAACGACGATGAGATGTGGTGGATGGCTTTTAACTGGAAACCGGGGGAAATCATCAATAACTGGAATCCCTGGTGCAACTCGAATGTCCTGCAGTGTTTCTTGCTGATGGAGAACAATAAAGATAAGTTGGCAAAAGCCGTTTACCGCTCCATGCAATCAGTCGACAAATTCATCAATTTCGTGAAGTCCGACGGTGCCTGTGAAGAAGGTACATCCTACTGGGGACATGCTGCCGGAAAACTCTATGACTATCTGCAGATACTCTCCGACGGTACGGGTGGTAAACTGTCTCTGTTCGACGAACCGATGATTCGCCGGATGGGAGAGTATATGTCCCGCTCATACGTGGGCAATGGCTGGGTGGTGAACTTTGCTGATGCATCGGCACAAGGAGGAGGTGATCCCTTGTTGATCTATCGTTTCGGTAAAGCTGTGAACAGCGATGAAATGATGCATTTTGCCGCTTACTTGCTGAATGGGAGAGAGCCGTATGCCACCCTGGGCAACGATGCTTTCCGTTCTCTTCAGTCTCTGCTTTGCTGTAGTGAGCTTGCAAAAGTGGCTCCGAAACATGAGATGTCGGATGTGACCTGGTATCCTGAGACGGAGTTCTGCTATATGAAGAACAAGAATGGCATGTTCGTTGCCGCTAAAGGCGGATTTAATAACGAAAGTCATAATCACAATGATGTGGGTACCTTCTCTTTATACGTGAATACGATTCCTGTGATGATTGATGCCGGTGTGGGTACCTATACCAAACAGACGTTCGGTAAAGACCGCTATACCATCTGGACGATGCAGAGCAATTATCACAACTTGCCGATGATTAACGGGGTGCCGCAGAAATTCGGGCAGGAGTATCAGGCGACAAACACCGTTTGCAATGAGAAGAAACGGACATTCTCCACGGATATAGCTACTGCCTATCCGGCAGAGGCGAAAGTGAGAAGCTGGATTCGCTCGTACGCACTTGATAATCATAAATTAACGGTGAGTGACCGGTACACCTTGGATGAGGTGATTGCTCCGAATCAACTGAATTTCTTAACCTGGGGCAATGTGACTTTCCCGGCTGAAGGGAGAATCCGAATCGAAGTGAAGGGACAAAAGGTGGAAATGCATTATCCGTCGTCATTTAAAGCCGGACTGGAAACCATCGAGTTGGATGATCCGCGCTTGTCTAACGTATGGGGGAAGGAGATTTACCGCATCACCCTCAAGACTGAAGAAAGGAAAGCGACCGGTAAATATGAATTCGTGTTTCAACAAGTGAAGTAG